A DNA window from Vagococcus penaei contains the following coding sequences:
- a CDS encoding CtsR family transcriptional regulator codes for MNNRNMSDMIESYLKKILEASDQIEIRRSEIAERFECVPSQINYVINTRFTIPKGYKVESKRGGGGYIRIFKIELLANSDDLTDFTTLVGSELTESDARALLDQLAIHEWISPREKQIFFCIIKF; via the coding sequence ATGAATAATCGAAATATGTCTGATATGATTGAGTCGTATTTAAAAAAGATATTAGAAGCATCGGATCAGATTGAGATTCGACGCTCTGAAATTGCCGAGCGCTTTGAGTGTGTACCTTCGCAAATTAATTATGTCATTAATACTCGTTTCACTATTCCTAAAGGATATAAAGTAGAAAGTAAGCGTGGTGGTGGTGGCTATATTCGGATTTTTAAAATCGAATTGTTAGCGAACAGTGATGATTTAACAGATTTTACAACTTTAGTTGGTTCAGAGCTAACTGAAAGTGATGCAAGGGCGCTATTAGATCAGTTGGCGATTCATGAATGGATTAGTCCACGAGAAAAACAAATTTTTTTCTGTATTATTAAATTCTAA